The Kwoniella dendrophila CBS 6074 chromosome 1, complete sequence genome contains a region encoding:
- a CDS encoding protein transporter SEC61 subunit alpha, whose product MGFRFLELVRPFMSILPEVTAPEKKVVFNHKVLWTATTLLIFLVCSQVPLYGIMSSDSSDPLYWLRAILASNRGTLMELGITPIVTSGMIMQLLAGAQLIDVDFSLKDDRALFGAAQKLFAMIIALGQATVYVLTGLYGSPSSLGPGVCLLLILQLVSSALIVILLDELLTKGYGLGSGISLFIATNICESIIWKAFSPNTVNTGRGPEFEGAIIALFHLLFTWNDKTRALKEAFYRERLPNIMNLLATVFVFALVIYLQGFRIEIPIKSSKMRGQRGSYPVKLFYTSNMPIMLESALTSNVFLISQMLSTRFPNNFLVRLLGVWEPMEEVPSQLSAVSGIAYYMSAPHSLTKAIQDPFHTVVYIAFIVTACAIFSKTWIEVSGSGPRDVAKQLKDQNMTLAGHREASIYKELKRVIPTAAAFGGATLGLLSVLADMMGALGSGTGILMATTIIYGYFELGVKENSGLDAAGMGDLLIVKLKIGK is encoded by the exons ATGGGTT TCCGTTTCCTCGAACTCGTACGACCTTTCATGAGTATCCTCCCAGAGGTTACTGCTCCtgagaagaag GTCGTATTCAACCATAAAGTTTTATGGACAGCAACAACATTATTAATCTTCTTAGTTTGTTCTCAAGTACCTTTATACGGTATCATGTCATCAGATAGTTCAGATCCTCTTTATTGGCTCAGAGCAATTTTAGCTTCAAACAGAGGTACTTTGATGGAATTAGGTATCACACCAATCGTTACTTCTGGTATGATCATGCAATTACTTGCAGGTGCTCAATTAATCGATGTAGATTTCAGTTTGAAAGATGATAGAGCTTTATTCGGTGCTGCTCAAAAAT TATTCGCCATGATTATCGCCCTTGGTCAAGCAACTGTCTACGTTCTTACCGGTCTTTACGGTTCACCATCTTCCCTCGGTCCTGGTGTTTGTCTCCTTTTAATCCTTCAATTAGTCTCTTCCGCTCTTATCGTTATTCTTCTCGATGAACTCCTTACCAAAGGTTACGGTCTTGGATCTGGTATTTCACTTTTCATCGCCACCAACATTTGCGAATCAATTATCTGGAAAGCTTTCTCACCTAACACAGTCAACACTGGTAGAGGTCCAGAATTTGAAGGTGCAATTATCGCTTTATTCCATTTACTTTTCACTTGGAATGATAAAACTAGAGCACTTAAAGAAGCTTTCTACAGAGAAAGATTACCAAACATCATGAATCTTTTAGCTACTGTATTTGTCTTTGCTTTGGTCATTTACCTTCAAGGTTTCAGAATTGAAATtccaatcaaatcatcaaaaatgagAGGTCAAAGAGGTTCATACCCCGTCAAACTCTTCTACACCTCAAACATGCCTATCATGCTTGAATCAGCTTTAACTTCAAACGTTTTCCTCATCTCACAAATGTTGTCAACAAGATTCCCTAACAACTTCTTAGTCagattattaggtgtatGGGAG CCAATGGAAGAAGTACCATCTCAACTTTCAGCTGTATCTGGTATTGCCTATTACATGTCTGCACCTCACTCACTCACCAAAGCTATTCAAGATCCATTCCACACCGTAGTATACATTGCATTCATCGTTACTGCTTGTGCTATTTTCTCAAAGACTTGGATCGAagtttcaggttcaggtccAAGAGATGTTGCTAAACAACTtaaagatcaaaatatgaCACTTGCTGGTCACAGAGAAGCTTCAATCTACAAAGAACTTAAAAGAGTCATTCCAACTGCCGCTGCTTTCGGTGGTGCTACTTTAGGTTTACTCtctgttttagctgatatgatGGGTGCTCTTGGTTCCGGTACTGGTATCTTAATGGCTACTACCATTATTTACGGAT ACTTTGAACTCGGTGTAAAAGAAAACTCTGGTCTCGATGCTGCTGGTATGGGTGATTTAC TGATcgtaaagctgaaaattgGGAAATAG